DNA sequence from the Burkholderia pyrrocinia genome:
GACGATGGCGCCGGTCTTGTCGCGGTGGAACGTGCCGTCGCGCGAGTACGTCGTCGCGCCGTTGCTCGACATCTGGAAGAAGCCGTTGCCGTTGATCGCGATGTCCAGCGACGAGTGGGTCGTATTGATCGTGCCCTGGCCGAATTGCTGCTGCACCGACGCGAGCCTCGTGCCGATGCCGATCTGCGTATTGACCGACGTCGCGACCGAATTCGCATACATGTCGGAGAAGTTCGCGCGGCCCTGCTTGAAGCCGGTCGTGTTTGCGTTCGCGATGTTGTTGCCGATCACGTCGAGATTGCTCGACGCGCCGGCCAACCCGCTCAAACCCTGCTGATAGCCCATGTTCGATCCCCGTAACGAGCTGGTGAGTGAATGCAGTCTTGCAACTGCGCGATGACCCTCTGGCGCCTCACGGCGTCAACCCGGCCGATCGCAGTCCCGCCTTTCCGGCATGTGCAAACGCGATGGCCGGATTGCACCGATTCCTGTTTGAAGTCGATCGTAGCGACGGCAATTATTTGCTCTGTGTAATTTTGTGTAATGTAATTGAATTGTTGTCGAGATGATCGCTTTTGTATGAGTAATGGTTTGTGCTGTCAGGTCTGTAAGCCTTATGGGGCGGGGATTTGGCGGGAGGGATGTTCAATTCGACGATAAGAGGTGGGAGTTGCCTTCTTATCGTTCAATTGAAATTGATTTGAATGAGATTGGCGGGGCAGCGGGTTTTATTTGAAATGTTGGCTGTTAATCAATTAACGGCAGGTGATGCGAATTATTGAGCGAACGCGCCCGATTCTCCGGTCGTGGTTCGGCGCGGGAACGGGCCGGCGGAAACATGGAAGCGCCGAACCGCTTGCGCGGTCGTTCCTGCATCGCATCGTTTGGCGCGAGGAGAGGAAGCGGCGCGGCGTAAAGCCTTGCCATTCGTTCCGGATGAGATGTTGTCGCAGGGATTCTCATCCATTGATGCCTATCCTTTCGATCGATCCGGCGTGCCGGCTGCAGTGTGCGAACCGGTGCGGCAGCCCGACGCGATCGCTGCGTGCGCCGCGACGCGCGAGCGCGGCCGGTTGCACCCGCAGCCGATGAATTCGGCCCGAACGCGAGCACGTGAAGTAAACTACGCGGTTACGACGCACAGACCAGCCGAAAGCGTCGCGTTCCGCGCGACGCTTTTGCATTTCTGCGGCAACTTTATTGACGCTTCCAACCGTGAATCCGAGCCGCGCCCGCGCGCGGCGATAGAGCCTACGATGTCCCGAATTTCCTTGTTTCCGCGTCAGTCCCGTCTGTCGCGCGCCGTGCGTGGCGCGCTGGCGATCCTGGCGCTCGGCGCAGCCGCGTCGGCCTGGGCGGCCGGCACTGGCGAACTGCCGGCGTCTGCTGCCGGCGCCGCCGCGCCGCTTACCGTGACGGTCCAGCCGGGCCAGTCGCTGAACGACATCGCGAAAGCGGCGACGCAATCGCACGATCCCGGCGTGCTCGCGCGTGCCGGTCGCGCGCTGTTCGACGCCAATCCGCAGGCGTTCATGAAGCGCGACGCGAGCCGCCTGAAAGTCGGCGCGACGCTGACCGTGCCCGCGCTCGACGCAACGGGCGCGGCGCTTGCGCCGGCTGGCGCATCCGGTGCATCCGGTGCGGCGGCTGCCTCCGCGCCCGTCGCTGCGTCGGGCGGTGCGGCACTCGCGCAGCCCGGTGCGTCCGCGCCGCATCCGGGGTCGGCCGTGCAATCCGCGCCGGTGGCGCCGGCCGTGCATGCGGCGCCGGTGAGCGGTGCGAGTGTCGCGACGGCGGCAGGGGCGTCGGCTTCGGTCGGTGCTTCGGTCGCGCACGGCGCTTCGGCTGTCGAAAACATGCAGCCGGCGGCGCCTGCTGCCGGCGCCAGCGGCCCGCATGTGTGGAGCGGCGCGATCCAGTCGGCACCGTCGGCCGCGAGCGAGGCCGCTGCCCAGCCTGCGCCGGGCAGCCAGGTTTCGGGCACGAACGAACCGGCTGGTGCGGCACCCGCCACGGGGCATCGCAGCCGCGGCCGTCGAGCCTGCAGCAACTGCTGGCATTGAAGAACCGCGTGCTGATGGAGTTGCAGAAGCACGGCATCGGCAAGCCGGCCGCGACGAACAACGTCGCGCCTGCGCCGGCGCCTGCCGCGCCGCGTCCGGCCGCGAACGATGCGGGTGCACCGTCTGCCGCATCGCCAGCAGCTGAAGCGGCGTCCGGCGTGGCCGCCAGCGCTGCGCAGCCGGTATCGGCGCCCGCGCAGCCGGTCGCACCCGTGACGGCGCCTGCGCGCGCTGCGGATCAGATGGACTGGCGTCCGGTCGCAGCGGCCGGCGCGGCCGTGATCGTCCTCGCGGCCGGGTTCGCGTGGCGCAGGCGCCGGAAGGGTCGGCACACGGACGCTGCGGGCACGACGGCTGCAGCCGCTGCAGCGGGCGGTGCCGTGGCTGCCGAAGCAGAAGCGGCGCCGTCCGTCGAACGTGAACTGCCGATCCTGCCCGAGATGCCGGTTGCCCGCGACGCGGCTGCCGACATGAATCTCGCCGCGGCGACTGCCGCAGCGGCGGAGACGGTCGCGCCGCCTGAGGTGGATGCATCACCGGCGCCCGAAGTAACGAAGCCGGATGACGGCCAGCCTGAATTGCCGCCTGCGCCTGCCCACGCCGCAGTACCGCCGGAGAACGATGCGACTTCGGCCCCGGTCTCGGCCCCGCACGACGCAGAACCGGTAGAACAGGCGGCTGCCGAGACGCTCGCCGAGCCTTCGGCGACCGAAACGCAGCACGCGGCGCTGATGCAGAACGCGATCAGTGCGCTCAGCAGCCTCGACATGCCGCTGCCGCCGCGCACGCAGGACGATCCGTCGCTGGCGGCGGACGAGTCGGCCGCACGAGCAGGGCAGTCCGACGCCGATAAAATCGCAACTAACGGTCAATCCGCGTCGCACCCGCCAATTGGCTCGAACGATCCGGCCCCGGAACACCCGGCCGACCAGGACGACGAGTTCGAATGGGATCCGGACGCGACGACACCGGCCGACCACGTGGGCAGCCCGTCCGCGACGTCGTCGCTGCCACCGCTCGGCGGCGCGCAGTTCGGCGCGCTGAAGCTCGATTTCGACCTCGACCTGCCGTCCGCGCCGGGCGCCGCGCTGCCTGCGCTGACGCCGGACGAACTCGCGCGTATCGCACGCAACAAGCTTGACCTCGCGGCCGAGTACGTCGAGCTGGGCGACTTGTCCGGCGCGCGGACGCTGCTGCAGGAGGTGGTCGACGCGAACGACGCCGCGACGCGCGACGATGCGCGCGCGCTGCTCGCGAAACTCGCGGACGAGGCGTGATGCGGATCGCGCTGGGCATTCAGTACGACGGCGCGGCATTTTGCGGCTGGCAGGCGCAGCCGCACGGCAAGACCGTGCAGAACGCACTCGAGCATGCGCTGGCCGAGTTCGCGCGGGTGCCGCTGCATACGACGGTGGCCGGGCGGACCGACACCGGCGTGCACGGGCTCGGGCAGGTCGTGCACTTCGACACGGATCTCGACCGCGAGGCATTCTCGTGGGTGCGCGGCACCAACGCGTTCCTGCCGTCGACCGTGTCGGTGCAATGGGCGAAGCCGATGCCGGAGACGTTCCACGCGCGTTTCTCGGCGTTCGAGCGCACCTATTACTACGTGCTGTACGTGCACCCCGTGCGCTCGCCGATGCTGGCCGGACGCGCGGGCTGGATCCATACGCCGCTCGACGACGACGCGATGCGCGCCGCCGCCGCGCACCTGATCGGCGAGCACGATTTCTCGTCGTTCCGGTCGTCGGAATGCCAGTCGAAGACGCCGGTCAAACACCTGTACCAGATTGACGTGCGGCGCGCGGGCCATTTCATCCATTTCCGCTTCCGCGCCAACGCGTTCCTGCACCACATGGTGCGCAACCTGATGGGCTGCCTCGTCGCGGTCGGTCGCGGCCGCTATCCGGCCGACTGGGTCGCCGATGTCCTGGCAGGGCGCGACCGCAACCTCGCGGCGCCCACGTTCATGGCCGACGGGCTGTATCTCGCCCACGTCGGCTACCCGGCGGAATTCGCCGTCCCGCCCGCGCAGCTCGGCAGCGTGCCGTGGAGCAGCGTCTGGGCCGATCTGGACCCGCAATCATGACGGATCACGCCGTGTCTCCTTCGACTTCCGCCGCCGGCCTGCCGCCGCGCACGCGCATCAAGCTGTGCGGGCTGTCGCGCCCCGAGGACGTGCTGCACGCAGCGGCGCTCGGCGCCGATGCGATCGGCCTCGTGTTCTACCCGAAGAGCCCGCGCGCGGTGACGCTCGCGCAGGCGGCCGAGCTCGCGCGTCTCGCGCCGCCGTTCGTGTCGGTGGTCGGGCTGTTCGTGAATGCGACCGCAGCCGAGATCGAAGCCGTCGTGCGCGACGTGCCGCTCACGCTGCTGCAGTTCCATGGCGACGAGACGCCGGAGCAATGCGACGCGCTCGGCCGCGCGGCACACCTGCCGTGGTTGCGCGCAGTGCGCGTCGGGCCCTCGACGCAGCCGTCCGATTTGGTAGAATCGGCTCTTCATTATTCGAAAGCGCGCGGCCTCCTGTTCGACACCCTGGTGCCGGACTACGGCGGTAGCGGCAAGGTCTTCGATTGGTCTCTTATTCCCGCAGAGCTCGCGCATCGGGCCGTTTTGAGTGGTGGCTTGAGCGCGCAAAACGTCGGTGATGCGATCCGCCAGTTGCGCCCGTTTGCTGTCGATGTCTCGAGTGGCATCGAAGTGGAGGGCGCGAAGGGCGTGAAGGATCACGCCCGGATGGCGGCGTTCGTACGCGCGGTGCGCGAAGCGGACGCCGGGTGATGCAAGCCGGTGCGGCCCCGAAAGCGGGCGCATCGACCGATCGAGAGAGACACCATGTACAACCTTCCTGATGCTCGCGGCCACTTCGGCCCGTACGGCGGCACGTTCGTCGCCGAGACGCTGATTCACGCGCTGGACGAACTGCGCGCGGCGTATGAAAAATTCCAGCACGATCCCGACTTCGTCGCCGAATTCGAGCGCGAGCTGAAGCATTTCGTCGGCCGTCCGTCGCCGATCTACCACGCGCAGCGCTGGAGCGAGACGCTCGGCGGCGCGCAGATCTACCTGAAGCGCGAGGACCTGAACCACACGGGCGCGCACAAGATCAACAACGTGATCGGCCAGGCGCTGCTCGCGAAGCGCATGGGCAAGAAGCGCGTGATCGCCGAGACGGGCGCCGGCCAGCACGGCGTCGCGACCGCGACGATCTGCGCGCGCTTCGGGATGGAGTGCGTCGTCTACATGGGTTCCGAGGACGTGCGCCGGCAGGCCGCCAACGTCTACCGGATGAAGTTGCTCGGTGCGACGGTCGTGCCGGTCGAGTCGGGTTCGCGCACGCTGAAGGACGCGCTGAACGAAGCGATGCGCGACTGGGTCACCAACATTGAAAGCACGTTCTACATCATCGGCACGGTTGCGGGCCCGCACCCGTACCCGATGATGGTGCGCGACTTCCAGCGCGTGATCGGCGACGAGTGCAAGGTGCAGATGCCCGAGCTCGCGGGCCGGCAGCCCGACGCGGTGATCGCTTGCGTCGGCGGCGGCTCGAACGCGATGGGCATCTTCTATCCGTATATCGACGATGCGTCGGTGCAGCTGATCGGCGTCGAAGCGGCCGGCGACGGGCTCGACACCGGCCATCACGCGGCATCGCTGATCGCCGGCAGCCCGGGCGTGCTGCACGGCAACCGTACGTACCTGCTGCAGGACGACAACGGCCAGATCATCGAGACGCACTCGGTGTCGGCGGGCCTCGACTATCCGGGCGTCGGCCCCGAGCATGCATGGCTGAAGGACAGCGGTCGCGCGCAGTACGTCGGGATCACCGACGAGGAAGCGCTGAAGGCGTTCCACGACTGCTGCCGGATCGAGGGGATCATTCCCGCGCTCGAGTCGAGCCACGCGATCGCGTATGGCGTGAAGCTTGCGCCGACGTTGCCGAAGGACAAGATCCTGCTCGTCAACCTGTCGGGCCGCGGCGACAAGGACATGCACACGGTCGCCGAGCGATCGGGCATCGAGCTCTGACCCCGACCGATGCGTGACCTGATCGAAGAGCCGGGCGGCGGTGCCGCGAGCGAGGCGGAGGCGGTTCAGCCCGCCGCCGTCGTGCCGCGCGCGCTGCCGTCCGGTATCGAACTGCATAACCGCGATTTCCTGACCGATGCCGCACACCTGCCGGATGCGTCGATCGACCTGATCGTCGCCGATCCGCCGTACGGGCTCGGCAAGGACTACGGCAACGACTCGGACAAGCGTTCGGGCGACGACTTTCTCGCGTGGACGCGCGAGTGGCTCGAGCTCGCGATTCCGAAGCTCAAGCCGAGCGGGTCGATGTACATCTTCTGCACATGGCAGTACGCGCCGGAAATCTTCAGTTTCCTGAAGACGAAGCTCACGATGGTCAACGAGATCATCTGGGACCGGCGCGTGCCGAGCATGGGCGGCACGACGCGCCGTTTCACGTCGGTGCACGACAACATCGGCTTTTTCGCGGTTTCCAAGGCGTATTACTTCGATCTCGATCCGGTCCGCATCCCGTACGACGCCGACACGAAGAAGGCCCGCTCGCGCAAGCTGTTCGAAGGCAGCAAGTGGCTGGAGATGGGCTACAACCCGAAGGACGTCTGGTCGGTCTCGCGCCTGCACCGGCAGCACGCGGAGCGCGTCGATCATCCGACCCAGAAGCCGCTGGA
Encoded proteins:
- the truA gene encoding tRNA pseudouridine(38-40) synthase TruA, coding for MRIALGIQYDGAAFCGWQAQPHGKTVQNALEHALAEFARVPLHTTVAGRTDTGVHGLGQVVHFDTDLDREAFSWVRGTNAFLPSTVSVQWAKPMPETFHARFSAFERTYYYVLYVHPVRSPMLAGRAGWIHTPLDDDAMRAAAAHLIGEHDFSSFRSSECQSKTPVKHLYQIDVRRAGHFIHFRFRANAFLHHMVRNLMGCLVAVGRGRYPADWVADVLAGRDRNLAAPTFMADGLYLAHVGYPAEFAVPPAQLGSVPWSSVWADLDPQS
- a CDS encoding phosphoribosylanthranilate isomerase; amino-acid sequence: MTDHAVSPSTSAAGLPPRTRIKLCGLSRPEDVLHAAALGADAIGLVFYPKSPRAVTLAQAAELARLAPPFVSVVGLFVNATAAEIEAVVRDVPLTLLQFHGDETPEQCDALGRAAHLPWLRAVRVGPSTQPSDLVESALHYSKARGLLFDTLVPDYGGSGKVFDWSLIPAELAHRAVLSGGLSAQNVGDAIRQLRPFAVDVSSGIEVEGAKGVKDHARMAAFVRAVREADAG
- the trpB gene encoding tryptophan synthase subunit beta; this translates as MYNLPDARGHFGPYGGTFVAETLIHALDELRAAYEKFQHDPDFVAEFERELKHFVGRPSPIYHAQRWSETLGGAQIYLKREDLNHTGAHKINNVIGQALLAKRMGKKRVIAETGAGQHGVATATICARFGMECVVYMGSEDVRRQAANVYRMKLLGATVVPVESGSRTLKDALNEAMRDWVTNIESTFYIIGTVAGPHPYPMMVRDFQRVIGDECKVQMPELAGRQPDAVIACVGGGSNAMGIFYPYIDDASVQLIGVEAAGDGLDTGHHAASLIAGSPGVLHGNRTYLLQDDNGQIIETHSVSAGLDYPGVGPEHAWLKDSGRAQYVGITDEEALKAFHDCCRIEGIIPALESSHAIAYGVKLAPTLPKDKILLVNLSGRGDKDMHTVAERSGIEL
- a CDS encoding DNA-methyltransferase encodes the protein MRDLIEEPGGGAASEAEAVQPAAVVPRALPSGIELHNRDFLTDAAHLPDASIDLIVADPPYGLGKDYGNDSDKRSGDDFLAWTREWLELAIPKLKPSGSMYIFCTWQYAPEIFSFLKTKLTMVNEIIWDRRVPSMGGTTRRFTSVHDNIGFFAVSKAYYFDLDPVRIPYDADTKKARSRKLFEGSKWLEMGYNPKDVWSVSRLHRQHAERVDHPTQKPLEIVERMVLASCPPGGRVLDPFMGSGTTAVACARQGRDFVGYEINESYCAIAHERVSALAAPACA